From Saccharomycodes ludwigii strain NBRC 1722 chromosome IV, whole genome shotgun sequence, one genomic window encodes:
- a CDS encoding uncharacterized protein (similar to Saccharomyces cerevisiae YBR284W | putative metallo-dependent hydrolase superfamily protein (paralog of YJL070C | putative metallo-dependent hydrolase superfamily protein)) — protein sequence MTSINQAIPLKEKPSMLYSLEENDETNIFTGPSNFTKTSSKLVSSFTSKLTLDDVDMIGLWTKYDTQMFNGSPLFMPEEEERINVNGNYFKDNDYDSEGHIDDQRFHEGSVSNFFRKGNTAKLEKDLHALIQYVSDLREKYTGFTWDNLKHIVSPNEFQNDNAIIPFLPEIPSMEEFENDCKKFSDKIDEFSSGIKAQYIEKKVYYLIDKFALFQNLRCKEENLQSKLVPHRDFYNVFKTDVNLLFNGCFSQQQLNNFIWLKIQQEPDRVVLENGQKLIEIINEGKRTADLGLKIVDDEFLEWYQYDYLPNHININDNDRIKFYQNIVHVFLDHDNFIGGEYLAGLLDSQVFSNRSEHQVFWLSIDFVPKNSDWWDTLNEWVNKYDELSRDKVDWNLRIYRNYPLLFAKGMVKNFKEYLDLLFEPLLKTPSKYKNLLSKFKCFDIICLHRDKYLRQNFELLSTTSPESWDFGDNPSIAYYMYHIYVKVNQINKILHPLANIKLRNNCAPHNTERISQFGKIGNTIYRESIMCNLLLGTSQQLLSAERLWSSPLFTYLYYIFQIGCVFSPLSTVSRFYGGATYMLGKKDGISNHHVNVLTNDISYEKASDYKYKGNPFMLMHEMGIVVSLSSHSVFLNCSYTHDPLLEEYGVAASIYLLSSCDICELALNSVRSSSNERNMWVDESSVHNVPQIRRSYRIYTWKKEVEPILY from the coding sequence ATGACTTCGATCAATCAAGCTATTCCCTTAAAGGAGAAACCATCAATGTTATACTCACTCGAAGAGAATGACGAAACCAATATATTTACGGGTCCTTCAAATTTCACAAAAACTTCCTCAAAACTTGTGTCTTCATTCACTTCCAAATTAACCCTTGATGATGTAGATATGATTGGGTTGTGGACAAAATATGATACCCAAATGTTTAACGGTTCTCCCCTTTTTATGCccgaagaagaagaaagaatcAATGTTAACGGTAACTATTTCAAGGATAATGATTATGATTCTGAAGGGCATATAGATGATCAAAGATTTCATGAAGGTTCTGTCAGCAATTTTTTTCGAAAGGGAAACACAGctaaattggaaaaagatCTACATGCCCTAATTCAATATGTCTCTGACCTAAGGGAAAAATATACAGGATTCACTTGGGACAATTTGAAGCATATTGTCTCACCCAACGAATTTCAAAATGATAATGCTATTATCCCATTTCTACCTGAAATACCAAGTATGGAAGAGTTTGAAAATGattgtaaaaaatttagtGATAAAATAGATGAGTTTTCCTCTGGGATAAAGGCACAAtacattgaaaaaaaagtttactATTTAATTGATAAGTTTGCCTTATTCCAAAACTTAAGGTgcaaagaagaaaatttgCAATCGAAGCTTGTACCACATAGAGATTtttataatgtttttaaaacgGATGTAAACTTGCTATTTAATGGGTGCTTTTCTCAACAACAACTCAATAACTTCATATGGTTAAAAATTCAGCAAGAACCAGACAGAGTAGTGTTGGAAAATGGACAAAAATTGATcgaaattattaatgagGGCAAAAGAACAGCTGATTTGGGCCTAAAGATAGTCGATGACGAATTTCTGGAATGGTATCAATATGATTATCTGCCCAAccatattaatattaacgATAATGAtagaattaaattttatcaaaacaTCGTTCATGTATTTTTAGATCATGACAATTTTATCGGCGGTGAATATTTGGCTGGATTGTTGGATTCACAAGTTTTCAGTAATAGATCAGAACATCAGGTTTTTTGGTTAAGCATTGATTTTGTACCCAAAAATAGTGACTGGTGGGATACTTTAAATGAGTGGGTAAACAAGTATGATGAACTTTCTAGGGATAAAGTGGATTGGAATTTAAGAATATATCGTAACTATCCTTTGCTTTTCGCTAAAGGCatggtaaaaaattttaaagaatatttagatttattGTTTGAGCCACTATTAAAAACCCCTTCAAAATATAAGAATCTACTAAGCAAGTTTAAATGTTTTGATATAATTTGCCTGCATCGAGACAAATATTTGAGACAAAATTTTGAACTTTTGTCAACAACTTCTCCTGAAAGTTGGGATTTTGGCGATAATCCGTCGATTGCGTACTACATGTACCATATATATGTGAAagtaaatcaaataaataaaatattacacCCGTTGGCAAATATAAAGTTAAGGAACAACTGTGCTCCACACAATACCGAAAGAATATCGCAATTCGGTAAAATAGGCAATACTATATACCGTGAGTCAATTATGTGCAATTTACTCTTGGGTACAAGCCAACAATTATTATCGGCAGAGAGGTTGTGGTCTAGCCCCCTTTTCAcgtatttatattatattttccaGATCGGATGTGTTTTTTCACCATTGAGTACTGTTTCCAGGTTTTATGGTGGTGCCACTTATATGCTTGGTAAAAAAGATGGCATTTCTAATCATCACGTTAACGTGCTGACTAATGATATTTCATATGAAAAGGCAAGTGATTACAAGTACAAGGGAAACCCCTTTATGTTAATGCACGAGATGGGAATTGTAGTTTCATTAAGCAGTCattctgtttttttaaattgttcaTATACACATGACCCATTATTGGAAGAATACGGGGTTGCTGCAAgcatttatttgttatctAGTTGTGACATTTGTGAATTGGCCTTGAATAGTGTAAGATCATCGTCAAATGAGAGAAATATGTGGGTTGATGAAAGTTCTGTGCATAATGTTCCTCAAATAAGAAGATCTTATCGGATTTATAcatggaaaaaagaagttgaaccaattttatattag
- the ARG2 gene encoding acetyl-CoA:L-glutamate N-acetyltransferase (similar to Saccharomyces cerevisiae YJL071W | ARG2 | ARGinine requiring), which produces MFSTFSKIYKHSTKLKPFISKTHTFKKFYQQPNAQNKELILSVLNSTATKREAKDYLKKCSADNKKNACIIILKDLLLQPDYVLDGFSSTIKNLKMLGINPIFVISEHGAKETSSSAANLLDRICHNKELKTCFCPDLITRKKSFEYRLSYPLYNEILKHGIIPILEPYIFDEINSKRNLTTSFPDYIKELISLLNQDMISVEKIFILNEHGGLPSAERSNYAHVFVNLFNEYNPILKQLETEKKILENNLKNKDNQPLIIKIQNTINKTRITNSLDVYNSHIENLKIMNEGLQNLPLSVTGVITTISASSQEQAKNPLLHNILTDRSLISCSLPVFKKEQNTDLTNNWYELPLQHKTIDPRLSSFFETTVLKKGINIRTFAHSKLTQYNSIGLPEKFWVKEKGQPKETGNKLDLYKFTKIINSSFQKNLDLTHYLNRIDGNIAAIIVVGDYEGIAILTYEPTTGHKNSNVKPFVYLDKFAVMPHLKGSLGISDIIFNEMFKRFPNELLWRSRRDNVVNKWYFQRSCGVVDLSVDLDNNGDIKKDNIFKLFYYGTNGGFEDPKRLQEYAQYIRDIEPSWEK; this is translated from the coding sequence acctttaaaaaattttatcaacaacCGAATGCccaaaataaagaattgaTATTATCTGTACTAAATTCCACTGCCACTAAAAGAGAGGCTAAggattatttgaaaaagtgTTCCGcagataacaaaaaaaatgcttgtattataattttaaaagatttattacTTCAACCTGATTATGTTCTAGATGGATTTTCTTCCACTATAAAAAATCTGAAAATGCTAGGTATTAATCcgatttttgttatttctgAGCATGGTGCTAAAGAAACTAGTTCTTCTGCTGCCAATTTATTAGATAGAATTTGTcataataaagaattaaaaacttgTTTTTGTCCTGATTTGATaactagaaaaaaaagttttgaatATAGGTTAAGTTACCCGTTATATAATGAAATATTAAAGCATGGGATCATCCCAATTTTAGAACCATACATTTTCGATGAAATAAATAGCAAAAGAAACTTAACGACCTCATTTCCTGATTACATCAAAGAATTGATTAGCTTATTAAACCAAGACATGATATcagttgaaaaaatatttattttgaatgaGCATGGTGGGCTTCCTTCTGCAGAAAGATCCAATTATGCACACGTCTTTGTCAACTTATTTAACGAATACAACcctattttaaaacaactagaaacagaaaaaaaaattttggaaaataatttaaaaaacaaggATAACCAGcctttaataattaaaatacaaaacaCGATTAATAAAACTAGAATAACCAATTCTTTGGACGTTTACAATTCTCATATTGAGAATTTGAAGATTATGAATGAGGGTTTACAAAATCTGCCATTAAGTGTAACAGGTGTCATAACCACGATCAGTGCATCTTCCCAGGAACAGGCTAAAAATCCATTATTacataatattttaactgATCGTTCATTAATCTCATGCTCTCTACCTgtctttaaaaaagaacaaaatacAGACCTAACAAACAATTGGTATGAATTACCCCTACAGCATAAGACTATCGATCCTAGATTatcctctttttttgaaactaCAGTTTTGAAGAAAGGTATTAACATTAGAACTTTTGCCCATAGTAAATTAACTCAATACAATAGCATTGGATTGCCTGAAAAGTTTTGGGTCAAGGAAAAGGGGCAACCAAAAGAAACTGGTAATAAGTTagatttatataaatttacaaaaattattaactccagtttccaaaaaaatttggattTAACACACTATTTAAATAGAATCGACGGTAATATTGCAGCGATAATAGTTGTCGGTGATTATGAAGGTATTGCTATTCTAACCTACGAACCTACCACCGGACACAAAAATTCAAATGTTAAACCTTTTGTTTACTTGGATAAATTTGCTGTCATGCCACATTTAAAAGGTTCCTTGGGTATATCTGATATTATCTTCAATGAAATGTTTAAGAGGTTCCCAAATGAACTATTATGGAGAAGTAGAAGGGATAATGTTGTGAATAAATGGTATTTCCAACGTAGTTGTGGTGTAGTTGATTTATCTGTAGACTTAGATAACAACGGTGATatcaaaaaagataatatttttaaactattttattatggTACCAATGGTGGATTTGAGGATCCAAAAAGGTTACAAGAATACGCTCAATATATTAGAGATATTGAGCCTAGTtgggaaaaataa